A window of Dysidea avara chromosome 1, odDysAvar1.4, whole genome shotgun sequence genomic DNA:
CCGATAAGCATTGATGGTGGATATAGAGGTGTCTATGGCTGATGGATTTGAATGTCTATTAACTGCAGAGAAATACCGTGAAGAAGAGATTGCTGATTGGTGGTGCAAGATGTTATGTACTTGACAGATAGTGAAGTAGTTTTGTCTCTGGTGTAATGATGGCCACTCCAATTTATCTAAGCAACAGTCAGATGATCTGGACCATTGTTTGCAAGCAGGATTCCAATGACTTCTGCAAACCCATCTGGCTGCCCTGCGCTGAACATTTTCCAGCTGTTTGATGTCACCAGATGAGTGCAGGTACCATACTGGAGAAGCATACTCCAGTATAGGACagacaatacatttataaactACAGCTTTAACAGAAGATGGACATGTATAAAGAGAATGCCGAAGAATATTTAAGGATCTAGTTGCCTTTGCAGCGGTATACTTGATATGGTCCGACCACTTAAGGTGGGAATTGATGAATACACCAAGGTATTGTACCACAGATTTGGTGGATAAAAGATGATTATTTAATCTGTAGCTTGCAGGAGGAGGTGAAAGTTTATAAGAAATGCAGATTGTCTCACATTTAGAAGGATTTAAGTTTAGTTGCCATTTACGAGACCATTCAAAAACTTTTGACAAATCAGCTTGAAGCATATTTTGAAGATacaatttccttgtagagggcTATGTAATCTGCAAACATTAGAACTGAACTATGAGAAATAGATTGGTAGATGTCATCAATGTACAATAAAAACAATAGAGGCCCAAGAAAAGATTCCTGGGGCACTCCAGATAATACAGGTGCCAATTTGAAAATGATCCATTAATAATCACCCTCTGAGACCTAGCTCTTGGTAAGAAAATACTTTAGCCATTGCAGAAGATCACCTTTGATTCCTAAACATTCAAGTTTTAATAATAAACGGGAGTGAGGCACAGAATCAAAGGCTTTAGCTAGGTCaagaaaaatacagtatactgagTGATGCCTTTCCAGACAAGCTGCCCAATCATGAATTGCTGTCAGTAACAGACTGACAGTGGAACGATGACCACGGAAACCATGCTGATAGTTACTGATAAGATTGTGAGACTCCAATGCTTTGACAAGTTGACGATGAATTATTCTTTCCATTACTTTAATTACAATTGATGTTAAACTAATTGGGTGGTAGTTGGATGAAAGGTGACTATCACCTTTTTTATAAACTGGTACAATGTTAGCTGTAACCCAATCCCTGAGTAAAGACCCAGTGGAGAGGGAAAGTTGAAATAATTTGCTGAGTGGTGCAGCAAGAAAATCAGCACCTATTTGAAGGAAATAGGCAGGAACACATTCAGGACCACAGGCTTTGTGTTTCTGGAGATTTACTAGCTCCTGATGAACTTCATCCACAGAAAAATCTATTGAATTGATCAGTTCAGGGTGGACTGCCAAGGATTGACGCAGCTCAGAGAGACTGTTGTTATCTTCAACAGTAAAGACAGAATGAAAGAATTGGTTGAAAATGTTGGCCTTGCTACTATCATCTGAGACTGATGAATCATTATGTTTGAGAGGCGGAATTGGATGACGACTGCCCTTTATGGAATTAAGAAAATTCCGAAATTTCTTAGAGTTAGCAAAATATGACTTTGACAAATTGGTTACATGATCTAATGTGTCTTTTCTGGTTTGAGAGCGAACCAAGTTACTAATGGCTTTATACTTGGCTTTCAACAAATCAGATCCAAGACGTTTCATTTGGTGATAAACACGGCGTTTAACTCTTATCAAATGCAAAGTAGCTGATGTAAACCATTGCTTTATTATAGACTGTTTCCATTTGACAGTAGGAATGACTGAAGTAGCTGCAGAGAAAAATAAGTCTTTCCAGCATTGCCAAGTGTATTCTATACCATTATCAGTGGGAATACAGTTCCAAGGAACATGTGATAAGACTTCCTGAAATTCATGAAGATCAGctttagagtagttgaataaaACTCGGCTGGATTGTACAATATTGTCTGAAGACACAGACAAGTCAAACTCTACAGCATCATGATCAATAGTGCTACAACATGATCATAACTCACACTTGTCAAAGGAAACCCAGCAATTGTACGAGATGCTTCACCTTCTATATGAGCCTAAAGTCTGTACACCATCTAGTGCAGTGTTAGAATTGACTGCATCATTGAATGATTCCCAGAAACTCTGCCACATGAGGGGGTCTCCAAAGATGGTAGGTAGATTTGATTTTGGCAGTCGACTCACTGGTGTTCTGGCAGTGGCTAGGTTTGTGATTGATTGGCTGGGAAACTCAGTTGTGCGGCAGATGCATTCAATGTGGCAAGTGGAATGGTAGAGTTGGTTGTAGGTGTAGTAGGGTTCTCTTAACATGGCTTATCTTATCACAAATCGCTTCTTGTATTGACATTCGATATTCTCAGCCTCTAGTTCATCTTCCCTTGTGACAGTGTTGGTAATTTCTTGGTCTATCTCTTTAAGTAATGTGGCTTCCTAATTATACTGGTTGATTGAGCTGGTTAGCGTTGCGATGTCCTCTATCTTTGTAGTCTAGAGTGGAGTCCACCTTCTTAATGAGGCACATTAAATAAGAATATATGATAACTCTTCCTTGAAGTCTTCTTTTGTAGCGACTCTGCCATTCTAACTCTACGGCAGAAAATGCAACAAAACAATGGTCACTACGAATGATTCACTCACCAATTGGGTACTGTTATCAAGAACATGTGCCACAGTACCACAGCTTCTACATGATTGGTTAGGCTTGTTATGGAGTAATGATTAGGCTAACAAACTGGTCACAGCACTAATGTGATGAA
This region includes:
- the LOC136247520 gene encoding uncharacterized protein: MLREPYYTYNQLYHSTCHIECICRTTEFPSQSITNLATARTPVSRLPKSNLPTIFGDPLMWQSFWESFNDAVNSNTALDGVQTLGSYRSTIDHDAVEFDLSVSSDNIVQSSRVLFNYSKADLHEFQEVLSHVPWNCIPTDNGIEYTWQCWKDLFFSAATSVIPTVKWKQSIIKQWFTSATLHLIRVKRRVYHQMKRLGSDLLKAKYKAISNLVRSQTRKDTLDHVTNLSKSYFANSKKFRNFLNSIKGSRHPIPPLKHNDSSVSDDSSKANIFNQFFHSVFTVEDNNSLSELRQSLAVHPELINSIDFSVDEVHQELVNLQKHKACGPECVPAYFLQIGADFLAAPLSKLFQLSLSTGSLLRDWVTANIVPVYKKGDSHLSSNYHPISLTSIVIKVMERIIHRQLVKALESHNLISNYQHGFRGHRSTVSLLLTAIHDWAACLERHHSYGTCTHLVTSNSWKMFSAGQPDGFAEVIGILLANNGPDHLTVA